The following proteins are encoded in a genomic region of Brachyspira pilosicoli:
- the ruvX gene encoding Holliday junction resolvase RuvX, producing MILAVDFGRKKTGTAFMDMNIKIPFPCKLIEESNARKVKRALMDIIEEKKIDTVVFGLPLSDEGKESEWCAEIRRFSEFLLKSVKVNIVFVDEYGTSKEADFILRGKKKSVKKKANDLIAAVLILENYLSILNKNT from the coding sequence ATGATATTAGCTGTAGATTTCGGACGCAAAAAAACAGGCACTGCATTTATGGATATGAATATAAAAATTCCTTTTCCATGCAAACTCATAGAAGAAAGCAATGCAAGAAAAGTAAAACGTGCTTTAATGGACATAATAGAAGAGAAAAAAATTGATACAGTTGTTTTTGGGCTTCCTTTATCAGATGAAGGAAAAGAGAGCGAATGGTGTGCAGAGATAAGAAGATTTTCTGAATTTCTTTTGAAAAGCGTAAAAGTAAACATTGTATTTGTAGATGAATATGGTACTTCAAAAGAAGCTGATTTTATTTTGAGAGGCAAAAAGAAAAGTGTTAAAAAAAAAGCTAATGATTTAATTGCTGCTGTTTTAATATTAGAAAATTATCTTAGTATTTTAAATAAGAATACTTAA